The following DNA comes from Podarcis raffonei isolate rPodRaf1 chromosome 10, rPodRaf1.pri, whole genome shotgun sequence.
TTTAAATACTGTACAGTCTACTTACATACTCATCTGCAAGTGTTGAAGTCCGAAgtaatgacattttaaaagatCAAGCAATGTACAGtatatgcatgtgtgaactggctTCACATTTAAGGAGGAGATATATTTGTTTCAGAATGAAGATATTTCAGAATGAGAGCAAGCACCCTTATGGAAAATTTACAGCTCTTCCCTATGGTCCACAATGGCTGGGGAGTTGGTGATGCAGTCCTAGGATCTCCAGGACTGAGCATTAGGGTCCCAGCATCAGCACAGCAGGAAGTCAACTTAcagtacacagtggtacctcgggttaagaacttaattcgttccggagatccattcttaacctgaaactgttcttaacctgaggtaccactttagctaatggggcctaccactgccgctgcaccgcagcagcatgatttctgttcttatcctgaaacaaagttcttaacccgaggtactatttctgggttagcggagtctatgacctgaagcgtctgtaacctgaagcgtctgtaacccaaggtaccactgtatcctcaaTCCATCACTTGGAGCTGGACATACTCCCAGCACCTGGACAGCAGTAGTCCTCAATCCCGTCAAAGGGGTTGGTGCAAGGGAATGCTATGGAGTGAGGAGGGCACAGAAAGTGAGGTTATTATCAATACCAGAGATGCACAGACTTACCTCATTTGTCTTGTATAAATTGCcacagttgggtttttttttggtacGAACCATTGTCTGTGCATCTGTATCTATCAGTATCTTTTGCATTTTGGATCCCAGCTAAAGGTGGCATTCTTTGCCCATAATTTCGTCATAAAATTGTACTCCATGCGACACATTCTTTGCATTATAACAAGAATTTGGAATTTCAGTCCCAAGGCCAATTAACAAGACTATTTCTGAAGTGTGAAGTTCTCCCAATAGCTTCATTTTCATGTGGGAATCCATATGCGTGAAACAGCCCCATGGGAAAAACTGAAAAGTGGTCATGTACAGAAAATCGTATTTTTCACGCATTTTCCCTGATGTGGTCACATTTTtgtgttgccccacccacttctcCAAGTAGAAGCTGTTTTGCACAAGTAGGAAATCAGCCATCACAGAAAAACTTTGTTGCTTAATGAGATAAATGTGTGGATTCACATCGAAAAATCAAGTCAATGCGACTGTTTCAAAATTAGGGATTttacaaaaaaatgaaatattgaCCACACTATTTTGCTTTTTTCAGCTGCAAAGCAGCTTTCTGAAAACGACAGattagaacttttttcatgtctGAAATATGAAATTTGCACCACTTCTGGTCAAGTTTCCGATTTTAgactataaaataataaaaaagataatTAAAACAGTAATAATCTTAAAGAAGGGTGGAAAAGGGTGAGGCAATGGCATATCAGTCATTGCAAATGGACAAGGACATTTGCAAGGTAACTATGGTGCTCCtaggagaaaaaggaaaaggaaaagtggaCATATTAAGTTTAactcttccttcccctccttttcATTATGGATGAGCCAATCTCATGTCAGAGTTAGAGAGGTCTGGTGTCTAATCCCCCAGTATCTACTCATTAAAAACGAAAGCCCGTTGACTCTGATAccagtggaaaaatcaaaatagtTTAATTGGTATCagatttttacaaaaacaaaaaaggcccaGGAATAAATTGCAAcacaggaatggggaaactgGCAGAAAAACAGCCTGCCTCTTAAACTCAGTTGTGCTGTGTTCCTAGTCCCATATAgcaagggtggctaacctgtgtctTTTCTCACGTTGCTGacctaaccattggtcatgcaGGCTGGggttggagggtcacaggttagtcACCTCTGACATATTGAAAGACATCTTCTTGGCATTCATAAAAATGTATCTTTCTCCGCAATTTAATCCCTAAACTAACTGAAATACCCTATGGCCATAGATACAAGCAGAGCATCTATCCAGATCATATATCCAGAGAAGTGGCGACATAATAAAAATTGTCTTGCCAAGTAGGTTTGACTTAGCTATCCAATTGTCTCACCACAGATTAGTTGTTTTTTCATGCACACCCAGAGGAATGGCTGGCTCACCTCCGTTCATCACTTTGTATCTGCAGCATCACAGTGGTTCAGTTTGTGCATAACACTAAATTGTGGCTAAGCATAAATGTGCAAGTGTGCTAGAAACTGGGGCCACTACGCTCTACTCCCGgttctgctgccactgcactacCCAaggccaagccatggtttggcttagcgttaCATCTGAACCCAAGCACATGGTCTGTTCCAAAACAGACAAAGTACAAGTTGCGAGCTGAACAATTGCAAGCTGAATTGCAAGCTGAACAATTTGAGGTGGGCTGGATAAGGCACAGGCCCACTCAGTGCACAGCGGCAAGAACCAGCCTGGTTTTGTGATTGGTTAAATTATTTCTATCTTGCCCTTAATCCAGCAATTTAACCTGAAGTCTCACTAGACAGAACATAGTTCAGGAGATGCCAGGAACAGAGCCCAGAGACATCATCACCACCAGCAGTATTAGAGGCTGAGgctcttcttcctggcagcatCCCCTGGAGCAGGGATCGGGAACCTGTGTCACCCTCCTGGCATTGTTCGGCTCCAACCCCCGTAAGtctcagccagtgtggccagtggtgACAAGAGTTGTCCTACAACACCTGGAGGATGCTAGAAGTTTCCCAATTCCTCTTCAAGAAGCCCAAGCACTACCAGCAGCAGGTCCCAGGCTACTTTCGCTTTATCATAGGGATTGAAAACTTGTGGATtcccaacttccaccagcccctgcTGCTAGCACAACCAGCTGTCAAGGTTGATGGGAGATGtgctccagcaacatccagaggaccacaaGATCCCCATCCTTGCTTTGCGCCCTTGAGCTGGTCCTAAGGCATTTAGGCCTTAAGAGTGACATGCTgttgcccagatgggcggggtactaattaattaattaattaattattctgttgttgtttgtttttttaaaaaagcacaacccCACAAAGTTATTACCTGGCCTATTTGCAAGTATAATCATTAGAGCCTAGCCAGAGTTCTATACTTAgcccaaggctgggaagggagaggggatTTTCGTTTGAAGCCCTTTGGCCTAAAACCAACCTGCTGCATTTCACTCACGCCCATGCCAGCAAGCGAATCCCACGTGTCCAACTTTGTCACTCTGGCTGTGCTGGACAGGTCTGGGGTTCAGAAAGCTGGGAGCGGGCTTTGGGGAGAAGGGGATCTCTCCCCAAGGCCTGCTCTTCCTCGACTAGGCGAGGATGGTCTCTGGCTGTCGCTCTGTccggccagcagcagcagcacccagaaGGAGCGTCGTGTTGGCCGGGCTCGCCGAGGGTGATGCGCCGCGACAGCTAAACCGGGGATAGGGTTTCAGCGGCGACTCTATATATAAAGCAGCCGGGGGCCCTGATGTCAGCGCGCTAATTAAATTCCGCCGGGCCGGGCGGCTTCTCTGCGGGGGCTTCTCGGTCGGGAGCCCCTCCGAGAGAGGCGCGCAGAGGCGGCGGGAGAGCCATGATGATGGACCTTTTCGAGCCCGGCTCCTATTTCTTCTACTTGGACGCCGGCGACCATGGAGGCCTGCAGGCCCTGGACATGGCCGACGAGGGGTCGCCGCTGTACCCGGGCAGCGAGGGCCCCTTGTCGCCCAGCTCGTGCCCCGACCAGCTGGCCCCGGAGGCCGGAGGGGGCGGCGGGGGcgacagcagcagcggcagcagcagcatcgGGGCCGACGAGGAGCAGCACGTGCTGGCGCCGCCGGGCCTGCAGGCGCCCCACTGCCCGGGCCAGTGCCTCATGTGGGCTTGCAAGACGTGCAAACGGAAGTCGGCGCCCACCGACCGGCGCAAGGCGGCCACGCTGCGCGAGAGGAGGCGCCTGAAGAAGATCAACGAGGCCTTCGAGGCGCTCAAGAGGCGCACGGTGGCCAACCCCAACCAGCGCCTGCCCAAGGTGGAGATCCTGCGCAGCGCCATCAGCTACATCGAGAGGCTCCAGGACCTCCTGCACCGCCTCGACCAGCAGGACAAGAGCCACCAGCAGCTCCTGCTGCCCGCCAACGGGGGCGCCGTCGGAGACGCCTTCGCCGGCACCGCCAAGCAGGGCCATGTAAGCGCCACTGCCGCGCGCAAAAGGCGCGGTCGCCTCCCTTAGCCCCGCTCCGAGTTGGCGAGGGGGGCGCAGCCGGGCCAGCGGcggatctgctgctgctgccgccgccgatCGGCACTCCCCTTTCGTGCCagccccctccctcttcccctgcccctgccccactcccgcccccaactctctctctttctctccttccttccttcctcaggtGCCCCCGCCCGACTTCTTGAGCCCCTGCAGCGCCGACTGGCCCAGCGGCTCGGAGCATTCCAGGGCGCTGCCCATCGGCGCCAAGGAAGGTAAAGCTCCACGCTGACAAGGAGACTGGGGGTGTGGAGTGGGGTGTTTCATCTGGCTGGGAGACTCGGGATTGTTGTGCCCCCCACTACGCCCTCTCTTCCCCACCCGCAGCCCAAATGCTTTCACTTCGCAGGATTCGCCTGGTTTGGCTACTTACATTTGCGCACACACACGCAAAGTCCCACTTTTCTGGCGCCGACGGGTCCTCTGGAGCAGCCCTGCTTCCCAAGGGACTCTTTCCCCGAGAGATGGTGCCTGGTTTGGAATGGAAGGGGAGGGGGCGGCACACAGACGCCTTTGAAAGTTTCTGCCCTAATAAATCAGGCGCAGTGCGATCCTGAGCTGAGCAGGACCTCCTCTCTACAGCGCGGGTACTTAAGTTTGCAAGCGCGCTCTCTGTCCTAAGGAGAAGCGCACAGAAGGAATCGCCACGTTTCCTTTCAACACCAGCTGCGAGTTGCACCTGTTCCGCTCCTTTATCAGGCCAAACCTGGGTAATCTCCCCAATGGGTTTCTTTCCTGGAGAGCTCCCGTTGGATGGCTCAGGAGAGTGAATTGCCTCGGGAGTTGCCTGCAGGATCGCAGCACACAGCATCCCCACTCCGTCCTGAGCTCACTGACTTGAAAGCGGACCCGATTCTTTCAGCGGCACATTTCGCAATAGGGTCCTCCTCAGCCTGTGATCCTAAAAACACGTCCTCTGAGAGGCGCAAACCCCCCCACAACTAGAAAACGTTGTGCTAGTTTACTTTGGATGTTTTGGGCTTGTGAGCAAAATCC
Coding sequences within:
- the MYF6 gene encoding myogenic factor 6, which produces MMMDLFEPGSYFFYLDAGDHGGLQALDMADEGSPLYPGSEGPLSPSSCPDQLAPEAGGGGGGDSSSGSSSIGADEEQHVLAPPGLQAPHCPGQCLMWACKTCKRKSAPTDRRKAATLRERRRLKKINEAFEALKRRTVANPNQRLPKVEILRSAISYIERLQDLLHRLDQQDKSHQQLLLPANGGAVGDAFAGTAKQGHVPPPDFLSPCSADWPSGSEHSRALPIGAKEGNPLGDSSASSSLRCLSSIVDSISSEDRKVPSGEEVVEK